The DNA region CAGGAGTGataataattaaactgtaaCTGTTCATTTCAGTTACTGGAGGAAAAAGCTCAAATGTTTCTGAAGGATGAGCTGATGAAGCTGAAAAGGTACCTGGATCAGaatgacccagaatgctctgagcctcagctggaggaggacaatgacctggacagtgatggtcagatgcagaagacctgtggtagagagggagctctgaagatcacacagtacatcctgaggaccatggagcaaaatgatcttgctcacatgctggagaagagtaagagctgtacctcattcagtgtgtgcttgaTTTGCTACAGGGAAATAGTTTATGAAAAAATGTGTATTACATTTCagtttatcatttatttaatttgatttataTTGGCTtatatgagtaaaaaatgcatgttttttgaAAAACTTGTGCATTTCTCTCATTTCGTTTCAGGGCATCTTCTGTTGCAGTGTCAGCACACAATCAAATGTAATCTAAAGAAGAAATttcagtgtgtatttgaagggaaagctaaggaaggacagtcaacacttctcaaagagatttacacagaactctacataactgaaggaggagctggaggagttaatgatgaacatgaagtgagacagattgaaacagcatccaagaaaaggggaacagaagatactacagtcaagtgcaatgatatatttaaacccttatatgggcgtgagacacctatcagaactatACTCACAAAAGGGgtcgcaggtatcgggaaaacagtctctgtgcagaaagttattcttgactgggcagaaggaaaagcaaaccaggacattcacttcatatttgctcttcctttccgggacctgaatttgattaaggatgaatacagtctgattgagctgcttcaccactttgtcccagaactgaaatctctTAAATCCACGGAGCTGTGTAGGTACAAAGTTTTgttgatctttgatggtctggatgagtgtcgccttcctctagattttcagaacaatgagagctggtttgatgtaacaaagaaaacatcactggatatgctgttgactaacctcattaaggggaacctgctaccatccgctctcctctggataacctcccggccagcagcagccaatcagatacctcctgagtgtgtccaccaggtgacagagatacgagggttcagtgatgcccagaaggaggagtatttcaggaagagatttagtgatcagagcctggttagcaggattatcacacatgtgaaatcatcaaggagcctcttcatcatgtgccacatacctgtgttctgctggatttcagccactgttctTCAGAGTCTGTTTAGTGAGTCTGAcagtggagaaattccaaggactctgactgaaatgtacacacacttcctgatcttccaggcgagtttaaaaaatgacaagtatatgagaAAACATGAGGTTCAGCTTAATAAATGCTCCAATTGTGacaaggaattccttttaaaacttggtaaactggcttttcataaccttgagaaaggcaatctcatattttatgagcaagatctgacagagaatggcattgatgtcacagaggcttcagtttactctggagtgtgtacagaagtctttaaagaggagtatgggttgtaccaggagaaggtgtactgctttgtgcatctgagcatccaggagtatctcgctgctttatacgtgtttctgtcaaactcatcagctaatctgctgaagactgcagtggatcaggcattaaagagcaagaatggacacttggacctctacctccgcttcctccttggcctctcaacagactccagtaagagtcTGTTAAATAGGCTACTGGGCCAGACAAGAACCAGCTTACATAATATTGAAGAAACAGCCCagtacatcaaggagaaaatacaggagaatttatctgcagaaaggaccatcaacctgttccactgtctgaatgaactgggtgacaattctctaatagaggaagtacaaagatacctgagttcaggaagcctttcagcagcagacctctcacctgcacagtggtcagctctggcctttgtgttactgatgtcagataaggagctggatgtgtttgatctgaagaaatacatcagatcagatgaaggtcttcagaggctgctgcctgtgatcaAGAAATCTAGGACAGCTCTGTAAGTGATCCTACATACGTCTGTCGCTAAAAAAGTACAGATGTTATTCATGATACTGCTTGTATATCTTATCAGAACAATTAGAGTGTATTTATATGGACACCCAgaaattctttttaattttgcaggatatgtatatttttttaacattcttgctgtggctcagtgggtttggaCTCTGTGGGCTTGTGGTCAGAAGTTCACCAGTTTAAATACCtgactggcagagtgatgctggttttgggcccttgagcaaggcccttaccccccagcttcagggggctggatgctggccaaccctgcactctgacctgtatgtgtgtgtcagagagagcaAGGTCAGAGAGGAAACAGCACTATTTTATCAGGGGGATGGATAAAGCATCACTATTTAATCCCTATCTGAGAGGATTGATAATTGCCTGATTAGTGTTTAGGAAATTTAACAGCTTCTCAGGTACAGCAACACAGAAAATAAGGATTTCAGTCATGGCGTCAGCAATTCAAAAGTCatagaaaaaataaaatttaaaaaaacttaaGCTCTACTTCACATTCAAACCCCCATCAACATGCACAGAGATTTATAAAAATACTTATGCGTATATTAcagagtctcagggtaactcACCCTGTAAGGTCATTAAACAGCAGTTTGGTATCAAGTACAAACTATTTGTGTTTCTGACTATGACAGGGAAACAACAACATCgctgaaatatttaaatatcccAGTTAATGAATGTATTTTAGAGCATATTAACTCTCATACCCTTATTCAAACTGGCTCTGTAAGACAATACAGAAAAGTGTTTTGGGAATGTATAACTTatgaaaatgcacaaaaaatTGTGAAAATACACAGTAAACTCACAGAACCTGTATTGTACCAAAATCTGCTCATCTGTGCACATTGATCCAGTCCAGACCCATTGCACTTTTCATGGTATTTGTGTTTTGAATTGAAAGTATTCACAGTATTCTTCATACCGAGAAACATGAGGAACATCAGAGGATTGTCTAGTTCCTTTTGAAGTATATGCTGCCTCACTTACTGtattgaaaaattaaaatgtttattttgatattttattttatatacctttgtttgtttatatacctttgttgtttgtgtgatatatgtatttatatcttaacatgtttccttttccagcctgaacagctgtagactcacagagacatgctgtgaagtgttggcttcagctctcaggtcgaactcctctcagctgagagagctggacctgagtaacaatgatctgcaggattcaggggtgaagctgctctctactggactgggggattcacactgtaaactggagatactgaggtcaatattactgcatattccacactgtaatcagtaattactgaaatatttattggagtctcacatttacttaaaagtaataTTCATAGTGATGAGGTGTGtttagggcggcatggtggtgcagtggttagcactgttgcctcacacctctgggacccgggttcgagtctccgcctgggtcacatgtgtgtggagtttgcatgttctccccatgtcgtcgtggggtttcctcccacagtccaaaaacatgctgaggctaattggacttgctaaattgcccataggtgtgcatgtgagagtgaatggtgtgtgagtgtgccctgcgatgggctggccccccatcttgggttgttccctgcctcatgcccattgcttctgggacaggctccggaccccccgtgacccagtaggataagcggtttggaaaatggatggatgaggtgtttttaattattggagagtttttgtctgtctctctgcaggctgtcattctgtagagtcacagaagaaggctgttcttccctggcttcagctctgaggtcaaacccctcacacctgagagagctggacctgagctacaatcacccaggagactcaggagtgaagctgctctctgctctactggaggatcccagctgtaaactggagaaactgaagtgagtacagaatgtgtgtctgtcctgctatAGACTCGTGTATGTGGAGAAAatacaacaattaaataaatggatacagcagtactatgtcattctgcttctgctatagtgtggaccacagtggagagtgcaggaccagaccagggatccagaaatgtaagtttgtttgcatgtttttattcttaATATCATTAATACTACATTATGATAACATTCACATAATtattgtgattgtgtgtgtgtgtgtgtgtgtttcaaaaGAGGCTGGTTTTGGTTTAAATATGACTACTtccttaaataaaaatgaaagtcTGGGAACTTCTGTGGAAATACATAAAAttttctttgtgtttgtgtgagagtgtaacaGGGTATAATACATTCTGGTACAGCTGTGCATCTTTAAAGAAATCCTTCAAATGTGTTCTTTTTGCACATACGATGAGTGTTTTGAGAtttgttagtattgtcctaagacagCACCCGTAATCtccccaaactggctgtgacactgaacgTCTCCTCAGTCTGCACTAGTGATGGGAATTTCGGCTCTTTTTAGTGAGTCGGATCATTTAGCTCAGCTCACCAAGAAGAGTCGGCTCTTCCGGCTCCCAAATGACTCTTCATTTTATTACTTCTGCCTCAGTCAGATTCAGCGCTGTTTTGATGCATGACTGATATGTGTACTAAACCTTATTATTTCCTTAATACTGTATAAATACCATGAAATGTAAAAACATCAAACACTATTACACGTGAATTGAACATTTTATATGTGGAAAATCTGTTTTTGTCTTTGATCTATGAATAACAATCAAATAACatgaataacaaataatgaaaaatataaaTTGAAAAATGATTACGTGCAAAACAGCAGCATCCTACAGTTTTAGGGTCTATCCACTATAACAACTATCTATCACCTTTCTAACAGTGTAACATTTTAACGTTTCCTTTGGCGCAGAAAGGCTAAGTGCCTCAGCTTAGACGGGCTGATCCAGCTTCTGGCAGTAGCAGGCACGCTAGCCTGTCTTTTTCCTTCCATCTGAACTGTTGGATGCGCAGTTCCTAAGTGTCTGTGAAGGTTGTTTGTGGATCCTGCTCGAAATGACAGCTTCGTCTTGCAAATTTTGCATTCCGCCTTTGAGTTATCATAGCTATAAAAATGCATCAAAGTGCCACTTCGTTTCCAACTGTCATTCATCTTGCCTACTATTCGCGCACcacactccctctctctctcctcctctccctccctcatgCTGTACCTGTACACCGTCAGCACGCGCACCCCCGTCCCTCCCTCGGTTTAACCTGATGGTATGAACCTTGTCTGACTCGTCACGTGATCGGTCGCGCGGCTCGTGCGCCATTAACACAAACTTCATTCGCAGTCAGAGCAGCGTGGAGCACTGAGTAGTGATGGGAAGTTCGACTTAATTAAGTTATTCGTTTCTTTCCAACTGTCCGTTGCAATGAATCGATTCTAAAATCGATTATATGATTCGCTTCGATGTCTCAAGGTTATGttatttgactgaaagatggcGCTGGTGTCCAACAAAAATTGTTCAGGTTGACTattaacaataaaaaaacaatatataaaaagcAGAAAGGGTGTTGATGCTGAATAAACACGCGTGTATATATAGATCTTATTTTC from Brienomyrus brachyistius isolate T26 unplaced genomic scaffold, BBRACH_0.4 scaffold54, whole genome shotgun sequence includes:
- the LOC125724029 gene encoding NLR family CARD domain-containing protein 3-like → MGGALSKMNPSVECITKTTESVLMERAGSPVPSCVSIKSDRSMDLPIYFKEEPFPSDQSVLMERAGSPVPSCVSMKSDRSMDRPIGFREGRFPTDRSVLMERAGSPVPSCVSMKSDRSMDRPIGFREGRFPTDRSVLMERAGSPVPSCVSMKSDWSMREPISFREGPFPTDLSVLMERAGSPVPSCVSMKSDRSMDPKIYFREKPFPTDQSVLMERAGSPVPSCVSMKSDRSMDPKIYFRKRRFPTDQRDRVNRCNSHPHKADLSSIFKLLEEKAQMFLKDELMKLKRYLDQNDPECSEPQLEEDNDLDSDGQMQKTCGREGALKITQYILRTMEQNDLAHMLEKRHLLLQCQHTIKCNLKKKFQCVFEGKAKEGQSTLLKEIYTELYITEGGAGGVNDEHEVRQIETASKKRGTEDTTVKCNDIFKPLYGRETPIRTILTKGVAGIGKTVSVQKVILDWAEGKANQDIHFIFALPFRDLNLIKDEYSLIELLHHFVPELKSLKSTELCRYKVLLIFDGLDECRLPLDFQNNESWFDVTKKTSLDMLLTNLIKGNLLPSALLWITSRPAAANQIPPECVHQVTEIRGFSDAQKEEYFRKRFSDQSLVSRIITHVKSSRSLFIMCHIPVFCWISATVLQSLFSESDSGEIPRTLTEMYTHFLIFQASLKNDKYMRKHEVQLNKCSNCDKEFLLKLGKLAFHNLEKGNLIFYEQDLTENGIDVTEASVYSGVCTEVFKEEYGLYQEKVYCFVHLSIQEYLAALYVFLSNSSANLLKTAVDQALKSKNGHLDLYLRFLLGLSTDSSKSLLNRLLGQTRTSLHNIEETAQYIKEKIQENLSAERTINLFHCLNELGDNSLIEEVQRYLSSGSLSAADLSPAQWSALAFVLLMSDKELDVFDLKKYIRSDEGLQRLLPVIKKSRTAL